A region of Carassius auratus strain Wakin chromosome 23, ASM336829v1, whole genome shotgun sequence DNA encodes the following proteins:
- the LOC113041515 gene encoding rap guanine nucleotide exchange factor 3-like isoform X3: MCSEDTLLRSSLRPSLEKTPLPDAVDTQHTIKQFLSDRILKAARVVYSTLMERNPGLIRDRKHHLKTYRQCCSGKELVDWLMKLNDCFQSRSQAVGMWQVLVDEGILSHVKQEFNFHDKDTQFYRFMEAEFDLNHTTNDKDSKDEELQESLALLIQMGPDALLTMILRKCPSQRTPEELEVIYEELLHVKAVAHLSTSVRKELAAVLVFESHAKAGTVLFSQGDKGTSWYIIWRGSVNVITHGKGLVTTLHEGEDFGQLALVNDAPRSATIILREDNCHFLRVDKQDFIRILKDVEANTVRLEEHGKVVLVLEKSSAQDSTYQGGSASSNKYTVMSGTPEKILEHMLETIKLETNGTDFIEPSVTDFLLTHPVFMPYSQLCAALQHHYQAEPSEGTDLEKAAYALNTKQKIVKLVAHWVALYGLLLRDNPVASEFLENFREGVMADTRLSSILREQLRDRRKTKITENGCHTLTKLNQKFDWFSAHEEPVGKLRSIKAQDKVLYEIFKADHKAVTVMLPVDASVSDILTTLVDPERDYVLVKMNSSGDRVQLKLETTAVSASLGVNEKLFFCTASKVEQLTPVKEQLGPEKSTMDTLEQMCSKDMASQHTSYDWELFMAMHEVELVYYVFGREKFPGATTANLERFVRRFNEVQYWVVTELCLCEDLLKRAILLKKFIKMAVVLKEQKNLNSFFAVMFGLSNSAVQRLNKTWERLPNKTKRIYCAYERLMDPSRNHRAYRLTVAKLSPPYIPFMPLLLKDMTFIHEGNKNYTDKLVNFEKMRMIARTLKTVRECRSQPYVPSSPQKGLTERMFLDAQVIRLSTYSDQSLTLRNAVNIRQYIQNLKVIDNQKKLTLLSRAIER; this comes from the exons TTTTTATCCGATCGGATCCTGAAGGCTGCGCGGGTGGTTTACAGCACTCTGATGGAGCGTAACCCAGGCCTGATAAGAGACAGAAAACACCATCTTAAGACCTACAG ACAGTGCTGCAGTGGGAAGGAACTTGTGGATTGGCTAATGAAACTCAATGATTGCTTCCAGTCCCGGAGTCAGGCAGTCGGAATGTGGCAAGTTTTGGTAGATGAGGGCATCCTGAGTCATG TGAAACAGGAGTTTAACTTCCATGACAAAGACACACAGTTTTACCGCTTCATGGAGGCAGAGTTTGACCTGAATCACACAACCAACGATAAAGACTCCAAAGATGAAGAACTCCAAGAGAGTTTAGCGCTCCTGATCCAGATGGGTCCAGATGCTCTTCTGACTATGATACTGCGTAAATG CCCAAGCCAGAGAACTCCAGAGGAACTGGAAGTTATTTATGAAGAACTTCTGCACGTCAAAGCTGTGGCCCACTTGTCTACATCT GTTCGGAAGGAGCTGGCAGCAGTGCTGGTTTTTGAAAGCCATGCCAAGGCGGGAACAGTCT tATTCAGTCAGGGGGACAAAGGGACTTCCTGGTACATCATCTGGAGAGGCTCTGTTAATGTCATCACACACGGCAAG GGCTTGGTGACCACGCTTCATGAAGGAGAAGACTTTGGGCAGCTGGCCTTGGTGAACGACGCCCCTCGTTCTGCCACCATCATCCTGAGAGAGGACAACTGCCACTTCCTGCGGGTGGACAAGCAGGACTTTATACGTATCCTAAAG GATGTCGAGGCCAACACCGTCCGCCTGGAGGAACACGGTAAAGTGGTTCTGGTTCTTGAGAAGAGCTCGGCGCAGGACTCCACCTATCAGGGAGGATCAGCAAGCAGCAACAA GTACACAGTAATGTCAGGAACACCAGAGAAGATCCTAGAACACATGCTGGAGACGATTAAACTGGAAACCAATGGCACTGATTTTATAG AACCCAGTGTGACGGACTTCCTCTTAACACATCCAGTCTTCATGCCCTACAGCCAGCTCTGTGCAGCCCTCCAGCATCA CTACCAAGCGGAGCCATCAGAAGGTACAGACCTGGAGAAGGCAGCGTATGCTCTCAACACCAAGCAGAAGATTGTGAAACTGGTGGCTCACTGGGTGGCTCTGTACGGTCTGCTCCTGAGGGACAATCCTGTGGCCTCCGAATTCCTGGAG AACTTCAGGGAAGGGGTGATGGCTGACACGAGACTTTCCAGCATTCTCCGAGAACAGCTGAGGGACAGAAGAAAGACAAAAAT AACCGAAAATGGATGTCACACTCTGACGAAG CTGAACCAAAAGTTTGATTGGTTTTCTGCTCACGAAGAGCCGGTGGGGAAATTACGGTCGATTAAAGCTCAAGATAAAG TGTTATATGAGATCTTTAAAGCGGATCATAAGGCTGTCACTGTGATGCTGCCGGTCGATGCTTCAGTGAGCGACATCTTGACTACATTAGTGGATCCTGAGAGAGACTATGTGCTGGTCAAGATGAATTCCTCAGGAG ACAGGGTCCAGCTCAAGTTGGAGACCACGGCGGTCTCTGCCTCTTTAGGAGTGAACGAGAAGCTTTTTTTCTGCACTGCCAGCAAAGTGGAACAACTG ACACCGGTGAAAGAGCAGCTGGGGCCAGAGAAGAGCACcatggacactctggagcagatGTGCTCCAAGGACATGGCCAGCCAGCACACCAGCTACGACTGGGAGCTCTTCATGGCCATGCATGAG GTGGAGTTGGTCTATTACGTTTTCGGACGGGAGAAGTTCCCTGGAGCCACGACGGCTAATCTTGAGCGGTTTGTGCGTCGCTTCAATGAGGTTCAGTACTGGGTGGTGACGGAGCTGTGTCTCTGTGAGGACCTGCTCAAGAGAGCCATACTACTCAAGAAGTTCATCAAGATGGCTGTTGT TCTTAAAGAGCAGAAGAACCTGAACTCGTTTTTCGCAGTGATGTTCGGGCTCAGTAACAGCGCTGTGCAGAGGCTCAATAAAACATGGGAG agACTTCCAAACAAAACCAAGAGGATCTACTGTGCATATGAAAGACTGATG GATCCATCCCGTAACCACAGGGCCTACAGACTGACTGTAGCCAAACTCAGCCCTCCATACATCCCCTTCATGCCTCTACTGCTTAAAG ATATGACATTTATCCATGAGGGAAACAAGAACTACACTGATAAACTGGTCAACTTTGAGAAAATG CGCATGATTGCCAGAACATTGAAGACAGTTCGAGAGTGTCGAAGTCAACCTTACG TGCCTTCATCTCCGCAGAAAGGCTTGACAGAGAGAATGTTCTTGGATGCCCAAGTTATCCGACTATCAACAT ATTCAGACCAGTCCCTGACCCTGCGCAATGCGGTCAACATAAGACAGTACATCCAGAACCTCAAAGTGATCGACAATCAGAAGAAACTGACTCTGCTTTCCAGAGCCATAGAGCGCTGA
- the LOC113041515 gene encoding rap guanine nucleotide exchange factor 3-like isoform X1, with protein sequence MEDIHARMLSFFKQILSAKKKNRFEAPGIMCSEDTLLRSSLRPSLEKTPLPDAVDTQHTIKQFLSDRILKAARVVYSTLMERNPGLIRDRKHHLKTYRQCCSGKELVDWLMKLNDCFQSRSQAVGMWQVLVDEGILSHVKQEFNFHDKDTQFYRFMEAEFDLNHTTNDKDSKDEELQESLALLIQMGPDALLTMILRKCPSQRTPEELEVIYEELLHVKAVAHLSTSVRKELAAVLVFESHAKAGTVLFSQGDKGTSWYIIWRGSVNVITHGKGLVTTLHEGEDFGQLALVNDAPRSATIILREDNCHFLRVDKQDFIRILKDVEANTVRLEEHGKVVLVLEKSSAQDSTYQGGSASSNKYTVMSGTPEKILEHMLETIKLETNGTDFIEPSVTDFLLTHPVFMPYSQLCAALQHHYQAEPSEGTDLEKAAYALNTKQKIVKLVAHWVALYGLLLRDNPVASEFLENFREGVMADTRLSSILREQLRDRRKTKITENGCHTLTKLNQKFDWFSAHEEPVGKLRSIKAQDKVLYEIFKADHKAVTVMLPVDASVSDILTTLVDPERDYVLVKMNSSGDRVQLKLETTAVSASLGVNEKLFFCTASKVEQLTPVKEQLGPEKSTMDTLEQMCSKDMASQHTSYDWELFMAMHEVELVYYVFGREKFPGATTANLERFVRRFNEVQYWVVTELCLCEDLLKRAILLKKFIKMAVVLKEQKNLNSFFAVMFGLSNSAVQRLNKTWERLPNKTKRIYCAYERLMDPSRNHRAYRLTVAKLSPPYIPFMPLLLKDMTFIHEGNKNYTDKLVNFEKMRMIARTLKTVRECRSQPYVPSSPQKGLTERMFLDAQVIRLSTYSDQSLTLRNAVNIRQYIQNLKVIDNQKKLTLLSRAIER encoded by the exons TTTTTATCCGATCGGATCCTGAAGGCTGCGCGGGTGGTTTACAGCACTCTGATGGAGCGTAACCCAGGCCTGATAAGAGACAGAAAACACCATCTTAAGACCTACAG ACAGTGCTGCAGTGGGAAGGAACTTGTGGATTGGCTAATGAAACTCAATGATTGCTTCCAGTCCCGGAGTCAGGCAGTCGGAATGTGGCAAGTTTTGGTAGATGAGGGCATCCTGAGTCATG TGAAACAGGAGTTTAACTTCCATGACAAAGACACACAGTTTTACCGCTTCATGGAGGCAGAGTTTGACCTGAATCACACAACCAACGATAAAGACTCCAAAGATGAAGAACTCCAAGAGAGTTTAGCGCTCCTGATCCAGATGGGTCCAGATGCTCTTCTGACTATGATACTGCGTAAATG CCCAAGCCAGAGAACTCCAGAGGAACTGGAAGTTATTTATGAAGAACTTCTGCACGTCAAAGCTGTGGCCCACTTGTCTACATCT GTTCGGAAGGAGCTGGCAGCAGTGCTGGTTTTTGAAAGCCATGCCAAGGCGGGAACAGTCT tATTCAGTCAGGGGGACAAAGGGACTTCCTGGTACATCATCTGGAGAGGCTCTGTTAATGTCATCACACACGGCAAG GGCTTGGTGACCACGCTTCATGAAGGAGAAGACTTTGGGCAGCTGGCCTTGGTGAACGACGCCCCTCGTTCTGCCACCATCATCCTGAGAGAGGACAACTGCCACTTCCTGCGGGTGGACAAGCAGGACTTTATACGTATCCTAAAG GATGTCGAGGCCAACACCGTCCGCCTGGAGGAACACGGTAAAGTGGTTCTGGTTCTTGAGAAGAGCTCGGCGCAGGACTCCACCTATCAGGGAGGATCAGCAAGCAGCAACAA GTACACAGTAATGTCAGGAACACCAGAGAAGATCCTAGAACACATGCTGGAGACGATTAAACTGGAAACCAATGGCACTGATTTTATAG AACCCAGTGTGACGGACTTCCTCTTAACACATCCAGTCTTCATGCCCTACAGCCAGCTCTGTGCAGCCCTCCAGCATCA CTACCAAGCGGAGCCATCAGAAGGTACAGACCTGGAGAAGGCAGCGTATGCTCTCAACACCAAGCAGAAGATTGTGAAACTGGTGGCTCACTGGGTGGCTCTGTACGGTCTGCTCCTGAGGGACAATCCTGTGGCCTCCGAATTCCTGGAG AACTTCAGGGAAGGGGTGATGGCTGACACGAGACTTTCCAGCATTCTCCGAGAACAGCTGAGGGACAGAAGAAAGACAAAAAT AACCGAAAATGGATGTCACACTCTGACGAAG CTGAACCAAAAGTTTGATTGGTTTTCTGCTCACGAAGAGCCGGTGGGGAAATTACGGTCGATTAAAGCTCAAGATAAAG TGTTATATGAGATCTTTAAAGCGGATCATAAGGCTGTCACTGTGATGCTGCCGGTCGATGCTTCAGTGAGCGACATCTTGACTACATTAGTGGATCCTGAGAGAGACTATGTGCTGGTCAAGATGAATTCCTCAGGAG ACAGGGTCCAGCTCAAGTTGGAGACCACGGCGGTCTCTGCCTCTTTAGGAGTGAACGAGAAGCTTTTTTTCTGCACTGCCAGCAAAGTGGAACAACTG ACACCGGTGAAAGAGCAGCTGGGGCCAGAGAAGAGCACcatggacactctggagcagatGTGCTCCAAGGACATGGCCAGCCAGCACACCAGCTACGACTGGGAGCTCTTCATGGCCATGCATGAG GTGGAGTTGGTCTATTACGTTTTCGGACGGGAGAAGTTCCCTGGAGCCACGACGGCTAATCTTGAGCGGTTTGTGCGTCGCTTCAATGAGGTTCAGTACTGGGTGGTGACGGAGCTGTGTCTCTGTGAGGACCTGCTCAAGAGAGCCATACTACTCAAGAAGTTCATCAAGATGGCTGTTGT TCTTAAAGAGCAGAAGAACCTGAACTCGTTTTTCGCAGTGATGTTCGGGCTCAGTAACAGCGCTGTGCAGAGGCTCAATAAAACATGGGAG agACTTCCAAACAAAACCAAGAGGATCTACTGTGCATATGAAAGACTGATG GATCCATCCCGTAACCACAGGGCCTACAGACTGACTGTAGCCAAACTCAGCCCTCCATACATCCCCTTCATGCCTCTACTGCTTAAAG ATATGACATTTATCCATGAGGGAAACAAGAACTACACTGATAAACTGGTCAACTTTGAGAAAATG CGCATGATTGCCAGAACATTGAAGACAGTTCGAGAGTGTCGAAGTCAACCTTACG TGCCTTCATCTCCGCAGAAAGGCTTGACAGAGAGAATGTTCTTGGATGCCCAAGTTATCCGACTATCAACAT ATTCAGACCAGTCCCTGACCCTGCGCAATGCGGTCAACATAAGACAGTACATCCAGAACCTCAAAGTGATCGACAATCAGAAGAAACTGACTCTGCTTTCCAGAGCCATAGAGCGCTGA
- the LOC113041515 gene encoding rap guanine nucleotide exchange factor 3-like isoform X2, with product MHLFRSYKYQVFSDRCTSAETPQIRGISWTPLPDAVDTQHTIKQFLSDRILKAARVVYSTLMERNPGLIRDRKHHLKTYRQCCSGKELVDWLMKLNDCFQSRSQAVGMWQVLVDEGILSHVKQEFNFHDKDTQFYRFMEAEFDLNHTTNDKDSKDEELQESLALLIQMGPDALLTMILRKCPSQRTPEELEVIYEELLHVKAVAHLSTSVRKELAAVLVFESHAKAGTVLFSQGDKGTSWYIIWRGSVNVITHGKGLVTTLHEGEDFGQLALVNDAPRSATIILREDNCHFLRVDKQDFIRILKDVEANTVRLEEHGKVVLVLEKSSAQDSTYQGGSASSNKYTVMSGTPEKILEHMLETIKLETNGTDFIEPSVTDFLLTHPVFMPYSQLCAALQHHYQAEPSEGTDLEKAAYALNTKQKIVKLVAHWVALYGLLLRDNPVASEFLENFREGVMADTRLSSILREQLRDRRKTKITENGCHTLTKLNQKFDWFSAHEEPVGKLRSIKAQDKVLYEIFKADHKAVTVMLPVDASVSDILTTLVDPERDYVLVKMNSSGDRVQLKLETTAVSASLGVNEKLFFCTASKVEQLTPVKEQLGPEKSTMDTLEQMCSKDMASQHTSYDWELFMAMHEVELVYYVFGREKFPGATTANLERFVRRFNEVQYWVVTELCLCEDLLKRAILLKKFIKMAVVLKEQKNLNSFFAVMFGLSNSAVQRLNKTWERLPNKTKRIYCAYERLMDPSRNHRAYRLTVAKLSPPYIPFMPLLLKDMTFIHEGNKNYTDKLVNFEKMRMIARTLKTVRECRSQPYVPSSPQKGLTERMFLDAQVIRLSTYSDQSLTLRNAVNIRQYIQNLKVIDNQKKLTLLSRAIER from the exons TTTTTATCCGATCGGATCCTGAAGGCTGCGCGGGTGGTTTACAGCACTCTGATGGAGCGTAACCCAGGCCTGATAAGAGACAGAAAACACCATCTTAAGACCTACAG ACAGTGCTGCAGTGGGAAGGAACTTGTGGATTGGCTAATGAAACTCAATGATTGCTTCCAGTCCCGGAGTCAGGCAGTCGGAATGTGGCAAGTTTTGGTAGATGAGGGCATCCTGAGTCATG TGAAACAGGAGTTTAACTTCCATGACAAAGACACACAGTTTTACCGCTTCATGGAGGCAGAGTTTGACCTGAATCACACAACCAACGATAAAGACTCCAAAGATGAAGAACTCCAAGAGAGTTTAGCGCTCCTGATCCAGATGGGTCCAGATGCTCTTCTGACTATGATACTGCGTAAATG CCCAAGCCAGAGAACTCCAGAGGAACTGGAAGTTATTTATGAAGAACTTCTGCACGTCAAAGCTGTGGCCCACTTGTCTACATCT GTTCGGAAGGAGCTGGCAGCAGTGCTGGTTTTTGAAAGCCATGCCAAGGCGGGAACAGTCT tATTCAGTCAGGGGGACAAAGGGACTTCCTGGTACATCATCTGGAGAGGCTCTGTTAATGTCATCACACACGGCAAG GGCTTGGTGACCACGCTTCATGAAGGAGAAGACTTTGGGCAGCTGGCCTTGGTGAACGACGCCCCTCGTTCTGCCACCATCATCCTGAGAGAGGACAACTGCCACTTCCTGCGGGTGGACAAGCAGGACTTTATACGTATCCTAAAG GATGTCGAGGCCAACACCGTCCGCCTGGAGGAACACGGTAAAGTGGTTCTGGTTCTTGAGAAGAGCTCGGCGCAGGACTCCACCTATCAGGGAGGATCAGCAAGCAGCAACAA GTACACAGTAATGTCAGGAACACCAGAGAAGATCCTAGAACACATGCTGGAGACGATTAAACTGGAAACCAATGGCACTGATTTTATAG AACCCAGTGTGACGGACTTCCTCTTAACACATCCAGTCTTCATGCCCTACAGCCAGCTCTGTGCAGCCCTCCAGCATCA CTACCAAGCGGAGCCATCAGAAGGTACAGACCTGGAGAAGGCAGCGTATGCTCTCAACACCAAGCAGAAGATTGTGAAACTGGTGGCTCACTGGGTGGCTCTGTACGGTCTGCTCCTGAGGGACAATCCTGTGGCCTCCGAATTCCTGGAG AACTTCAGGGAAGGGGTGATGGCTGACACGAGACTTTCCAGCATTCTCCGAGAACAGCTGAGGGACAGAAGAAAGACAAAAAT AACCGAAAATGGATGTCACACTCTGACGAAG CTGAACCAAAAGTTTGATTGGTTTTCTGCTCACGAAGAGCCGGTGGGGAAATTACGGTCGATTAAAGCTCAAGATAAAG TGTTATATGAGATCTTTAAAGCGGATCATAAGGCTGTCACTGTGATGCTGCCGGTCGATGCTTCAGTGAGCGACATCTTGACTACATTAGTGGATCCTGAGAGAGACTATGTGCTGGTCAAGATGAATTCCTCAGGAG ACAGGGTCCAGCTCAAGTTGGAGACCACGGCGGTCTCTGCCTCTTTAGGAGTGAACGAGAAGCTTTTTTTCTGCACTGCCAGCAAAGTGGAACAACTG ACACCGGTGAAAGAGCAGCTGGGGCCAGAGAAGAGCACcatggacactctggagcagatGTGCTCCAAGGACATGGCCAGCCAGCACACCAGCTACGACTGGGAGCTCTTCATGGCCATGCATGAG GTGGAGTTGGTCTATTACGTTTTCGGACGGGAGAAGTTCCCTGGAGCCACGACGGCTAATCTTGAGCGGTTTGTGCGTCGCTTCAATGAGGTTCAGTACTGGGTGGTGACGGAGCTGTGTCTCTGTGAGGACCTGCTCAAGAGAGCCATACTACTCAAGAAGTTCATCAAGATGGCTGTTGT TCTTAAAGAGCAGAAGAACCTGAACTCGTTTTTCGCAGTGATGTTCGGGCTCAGTAACAGCGCTGTGCAGAGGCTCAATAAAACATGGGAG agACTTCCAAACAAAACCAAGAGGATCTACTGTGCATATGAAAGACTGATG GATCCATCCCGTAACCACAGGGCCTACAGACTGACTGTAGCCAAACTCAGCCCTCCATACATCCCCTTCATGCCTCTACTGCTTAAAG ATATGACATTTATCCATGAGGGAAACAAGAACTACACTGATAAACTGGTCAACTTTGAGAAAATG CGCATGATTGCCAGAACATTGAAGACAGTTCGAGAGTGTCGAAGTCAACCTTACG TGCCTTCATCTCCGCAGAAAGGCTTGACAGAGAGAATGTTCTTGGATGCCCAAGTTATCCGACTATCAACAT ATTCAGACCAGTCCCTGACCCTGCGCAATGCGGTCAACATAAGACAGTACATCCAGAACCTCAAAGTGATCGACAATCAGAAGAAACTGACTCTGCTTTCCAGAGCCATAGAGCGCTGA